A genomic region of Sulfobacillus acidophilus DSM 10332 contains the following coding sequences:
- a CDS encoding major facilitator superfamily MFS_1 (PFAM: Major Facilitator Superfamily~InterPro IPR011701~KEGG: bcg:BCG9842_B4370 transporter, major facilitator family~PFAM: Major facilitator superfamily MFS-1~SPTR: Transporter, major facilitator family): protein MNRAFIPRNLRYLLAAFALSNLGLWSFTIAAPWVLYNRYHSAIGVAAGYVMTFAPQVLFTGVGGPLADHWPRGSLLMVSDGFSAIMLGLGSAITVDHGPPAVLYGLIFAVASAQAIYHPTFQAVLPETVNGDPALMASASNWMQGVQNVTMVAGPLWAGVGIGAMGVTGVFMVTGLLFLVAVVLNLRIRGLSEPVGSPSKPSSRSPAVTGVWQGWRFVRRHRGLWWGSLFFAAVNIGAGAIESLLLFFLRHHLGFRASMVGVMYAAQGIASIGAMLVTPRLSKRWRPLVLMVSASLVMVVGDLMIGLGQWPPIVIGGVMLVQGSIAVAATQWFTYRALVTPSDLLGRVVAATRTIAYLPLPLATLGAGLVANRIGADRVIVDAALVTLVAVIGVGGLLLRQDSLYAVSVSKRAD, encoded by the coding sequence ATGAACCGGGCCTTTATCCCGCGTAATTTGCGTTATCTCCTGGCCGCGTTCGCTCTCAGTAATTTGGGGTTATGGAGTTTTACCATTGCTGCCCCTTGGGTTTTATATAATCGCTATCATTCGGCGATAGGGGTCGCGGCGGGGTACGTCATGACGTTTGCGCCGCAAGTCCTCTTCACGGGCGTTGGTGGACCTCTAGCAGATCACTGGCCGAGGGGTTCGTTGTTAATGGTGAGCGACGGGTTTAGTGCGATCATGCTGGGGCTCGGCAGCGCGATCACTGTCGACCATGGCCCGCCTGCCGTGTTATATGGGCTCATCTTTGCCGTGGCGAGCGCGCAAGCAATCTACCATCCGACCTTTCAGGCGGTATTACCCGAGACCGTGAATGGGGATCCCGCGTTAATGGCTTCTGCAAGCAATTGGATGCAAGGCGTACAAAATGTGACCATGGTCGCGGGGCCGTTATGGGCCGGCGTCGGCATTGGAGCCATGGGCGTTACCGGGGTGTTCATGGTCACGGGACTGCTGTTTCTCGTGGCTGTGGTGCTGAATCTGCGGATTCGAGGCTTATCGGAGCCGGTGGGTTCACCGTCCAAACCATCCTCCCGATCGCCGGCCGTGACTGGCGTTTGGCAAGGGTGGCGGTTTGTGCGCCGCCATCGGGGGTTATGGTGGGGTTCCCTCTTTTTCGCTGCCGTCAATATCGGAGCCGGGGCCATCGAAAGTTTGTTGCTGTTTTTTCTGCGGCATCATTTGGGGTTCCGTGCCTCGATGGTGGGGGTCATGTACGCTGCGCAGGGCATTGCCTCGATCGGGGCGATGCTGGTAACCCCTCGACTCAGTAAACGGTGGCGTCCATTAGTACTGATGGTGAGCGCGAGTCTGGTGATGGTCGTCGGCGATCTGATGATTGGTTTGGGGCAATGGCCGCCCATCGTCATCGGTGGGGTTATGCTGGTTCAAGGTAGCATTGCTGTAGCCGCGACGCAATGGTTTACCTACCGGGCCTTAGTGACTCCCTCTGATCTTTTAGGGCGTGTCGTCGCCGCGACGCGCACGATTGCCTATTTGCCGTTGCCCTTGGCGACATTGGGGGCGGGCTTGGTGGCGAATCGGATTGGGGCCGACCGGGTTATTGTCGACGCGGCTCTGGTGACACTGGTGGCTGTGATCGGAGTGGGCGGCCTGTTGCTAAGGCAGGACTCACTCTATGCTGTTTCGGTCAGTAAACGCGCTGATTAA